One Candidatus Saccharimonadales bacterium genomic window carries:
- a CDS encoding AI-2E family transporter, giving the protein MKVRIEIDTKTFVRFWLVVIGFAFAILAIYSARTALIMLGAALFLALALNKPVSFLAKHLPGKSRVWPTAIAFLLVVVILGGFVFLVVPPIIQQTVRFAETVPGLVETATTQWQGLSALIDKYHLQPQVENAMETIRNNTTGWAANLGSNVLNGLGSIFSLMVSCLFVLVLTFLMLVEGPMWLSRLWGIYNDQERMEYHRNMVHKMYHVVTGYVTGQLTVSAIDALAAGFVVFILSLIFPNVPANLTLPAIAIAFTLSLIPMFGATVGGALIAILLGFNDLTAGIIFAIYFIVYQQFENNLISPTIQARKLELSALSVLTAVTIGIYVFGLAGAIISIPIAGCLKVLLENYLARARKNRAKSERPLTKLVKKLQGEDEPAA; this is encoded by the coding sequence ATGAAGGTACGTATCGAGATCGACACCAAAACATTCGTGCGGTTTTGGCTGGTCGTTATAGGGTTTGCGTTTGCAATTTTAGCAATTTACAGTGCACGTACCGCGCTTATTATGCTCGGGGCTGCTCTGTTTTTAGCACTTGCTCTTAATAAGCCCGTATCATTTCTTGCAAAGCATTTGCCAGGTAAAAGTCGTGTGTGGCCGACGGCAATCGCTTTTTTGCTCGTGGTGGTTATATTGGGCGGTTTCGTATTTTTGGTCGTTCCGCCCATCATTCAGCAAACAGTGCGCTTTGCCGAGACAGTGCCTGGGCTCGTAGAAACGGCTACGACGCAGTGGCAGGGACTGAGTGCGCTCATTGATAAATACCACCTACAACCTCAAGTGGAAAATGCAATGGAGACAATCCGTAACAATACTACCGGATGGGCGGCTAATTTAGGCTCAAATGTCCTGAATGGGCTCGGCTCGATATTTTCACTCATGGTCTCCTGCCTTTTTGTGCTGGTACTCACCTTCCTTATGTTGGTAGAGGGCCCAATGTGGCTTAGTCGCCTTTGGGGTATCTATAATGACCAAGAACGAATGGAATATCACCGCAACATGGTTCACAAAATGTACCACGTTGTTACGGGTTACGTTACCGGACAATTAACGGTATCGGCAATCGACGCCTTAGCGGCTGGTTTTGTCGTGTTTATTTTGAGTCTTATCTTCCCCAACGTACCTGCTAACCTCACTTTACCGGCAATTGCTATCGCCTTTACTTTGTCTCTGATTCCGATGTTTGGAGCGACGGTTGGTGGAGCGCTTATTGCCATTTTGCTTGGCTTTAACGATCTTACGGCTGGTATTATATTTGCCATTTACTTCATCGTTTACCAGCAATTTGAAAACAATCTCATTTCGCCAACGATTCAAGCGCGTAAACTTGAACTCTCCGCTTTGAGTGTCCTTACAGCGGTAACAATCGGTATTTATGTGTTTGGGCTTGCTGGTGCAATTATTTCGATCCCTATCGCTGGCTGCTTGAAGGTTCTCTTAGAGAATTATCTTGCACGTGCACGTAAGAATCGTGCTAAGAGTGAGCGTCCGCTCACAAAGCTTGTAAAAAAATTACAGGGTGAAGATGAGCCGGCAGCTTAG
- a CDS encoding glycosyltransferase family 39 protein, translating to MVTRITDYFLYRWRYLLGYGVIFVLIIALLAVAWLIVPGGLTTSEMDSTVTSSSLTFSLQTFKPEAIVNLPYHLLQHASFSLFGVSNLTIKLPSLILGLFSALGILLLLRMWFKRNVAVITTVLVITTSQFLFLTQEGTPTIVYIFWSVWLLVSALMVSRKAKWSTAWKIALFGFGALSLYTPLEIYIIIALLSAMALHPHLRYIVRRLSKPRLALGIVCGLILLAPLIYTIVKEPSVGLQLLGMPTASLDILANIKMLFEQYFSFINPGGRTSITPIYGLGTCILILLGIIQLFTTKYTARGYIIIAWTLLLLPVIVINPQYVSVTFIPVVLLMAMGVSMLITRWYRLFPRNPYARIAGLIPLAVLIGGMVFSGVDRYMYGYGHIPSVASQFSRDLSLLNKQLAKKDIGNTVLIVSNAEMPFYAVVAKYAAGTSVVVGGTGLPDATTYIASRAGKNPEAGPADEIITNDMYREADRFYIYKTK from the coding sequence ATGGTCACACGTATTACGGATTACTTCCTTTACCGCTGGCGCTATCTATTGGGGTATGGTGTCATTTTTGTTCTGATCATTGCACTTTTAGCCGTCGCATGGCTTATCGTTCCGGGTGGACTTACCACATCTGAAATGGACTCCACCGTGACAAGCAGTTCACTGACATTCTCGCTTCAGACGTTCAAGCCCGAAGCGATCGTCAACTTGCCATATCATCTCTTACAGCACGCTAGTTTTTCACTCTTCGGTGTCTCAAATCTCACCATTAAGCTGCCCTCGCTTATCCTTGGGCTCTTTTCGGCGCTTGGCATTTTATTATTGCTTCGCATGTGGTTCAAGAGAAACGTTGCTGTTATTACGACCGTGCTCGTCATTACTACCAGCCAGTTTCTCTTTCTTACCCAAGAGGGAACCCCAACTATCGTGTATATCTTTTGGTCCGTGTGGCTTCTTGTCTCGGCGCTTATGGTATCGAGAAAAGCAAAATGGTCCACCGCCTGGAAAATCGCACTATTTGGCTTTGGTGCACTCAGCCTCTACACACCACTTGAAATTTATATTATCATCGCTCTCCTGAGCGCCATGGCGCTTCACCCGCACCTACGCTACATAGTAAGGAGACTCTCGAAGCCACGTCTCGCACTGGGAATTGTATGCGGCCTCATTCTTCTTGCGCCACTCATCTATACAATTGTAAAAGAACCTTCTGTCGGCCTACAACTGCTTGGCATGCCAACGGCAAGCCTCGATATCCTTGCAAACATAAAAATGCTATTCGAACAGTACTTTAGCTTTATTAACCCAGGAGGGCGCACCAGTATTACACCGATTTATGGTCTTGGTACATGTATCCTCATTCTTCTTGGTATTATTCAACTCTTCACTACCAAATACACCGCCAGAGGCTATATCATCATTGCATGGACGCTGTTGCTTCTCCCCGTTATAGTCATAAATCCACAGTATGTCAGTGTTACATTCATCCCTGTAGTACTGCTTATGGCGATGGGCGTCAGTATGCTTATTACTCGCTGGTATCGACTCTTTCCGCGTAATCCATACGCACGAATTGCCGGGCTTATTCCTCTGGCCGTCCTTATAGGCGGTATGGTTTTTTCAGGAGTCGATCGCTATATGTATGGTTACGGCCATATCCCATCCGTGGCCTCACAGTTTTCGCGTGATCTTTCACTTCTTAACAAGCAGCTTGCTAAAAAGGATATCGGCAACACAGTCCTTATCGTTAGTAACGCCGAGATGCCATTCTATGCCGTTGTAGCTAAATATGCAGCTGGTACGTCCGTTGTAGTAGGCGGCACCGGTCTACCTGATGCAACTACGTACATCGCCAGTCGTGCAGGCAAAAATCCAGAAGCAGGCCCGGCCGATGAAATTATTACGAACGACATGTACAGAGAAGCTGATCGCTTCTACATCTATAAAACAAAATAA
- a CDS encoding prepilin-type N-terminal cleavage/methylation domain-containing protein, translated as MRIRQIGFSIPELLIVIVAIGIIASIVLVTYNGIQGRAQDAAVQSDLGNISGVLEAYRNRDDGSNPTHEYPRTKTVLETLGIKASKNSYNTTVSYNMIYCIANSGANAYKQYKLIALSKSGNIFMMTQDGFTTHSLTAANLTSTVCSTTLGMGLVSNGLYAPNTWQDWVGSS; from the coding sequence ATGCGCATACGACAAATAGGTTTTTCCATCCCTGAACTACTGATTGTAATCGTTGCAATCGGTATTATTGCGAGCATTGTACTCGTTACTTATAATGGCATCCAAGGAAGGGCGCAGGATGCTGCGGTTCAATCTGATCTTGGTAATATTTCTGGCGTCCTGGAAGCATATCGCAACCGTGACGATGGATCAAATCCTACGCACGAATACCCAAGGACAAAAACGGTACTTGAAACCCTTGGCATAAAGGCTTCAAAAAACTCCTACAACACCACGGTTTCCTACAACATGATCTACTGCATAGCAAACAGTGGTGCGAACGCTTACAAACAATATAAGCTCATAGCCCTTAGTAAATCAGGTAATATCTTTATGATGACACAAGATGGATTTACCACTCATTCACTCACCGCAGCCAACCTTACATCTACCGTCTGCTCAACAACTCTTGGTATGGGTCTTGTTTCAAACGGGCTTTATGCTCCAAATACATGGCAAGATTGGGTTGGCAGCTCTTAA
- a CDS encoding YbaB/EbfC family nucleoid-associated protein: MAFDQVKMLNELRKAQKDLKKQIIEVEAGDEAVVIQFNGELKIVSIKIDPARVDLEDIEELEHWIQIAVRDGLAKAQEVAAEKMKPLMGGLGNLGL; this comes from the coding sequence ATGGCATTTGACCAAGTAAAGATGCTTAATGAATTACGAAAAGCACAAAAAGATCTAAAAAAGCAGATCATTGAAGTAGAAGCTGGCGACGAAGCTGTCGTTATTCAGTTTAACGGCGAGCTCAAGATCGTCAGTATTAAAATTGATCCGGCACGCGTTGATCTTGAAGACATCGAAGAGCTCGAGCACTGGATTCAGATCGCCGTTCGTGATGGTCTTGCTAAGGCACAGGAAGTAGCCGCTGAAAAAATGAAGCCCCTTATGGGCGGGCTCGGCAACTTAGGCCTTTAA
- the dnaB gene encoding replicative DNA helicase — protein MPAKEVPTGKVPPQNIDAEKSLLGAVLIDEETLADISEHVTPKDFYDKRHATIFDGMRRLYEKHKPVDLLTLTDELKKKDELEMVGGSAYLTELTNYVPTAAHAEAYAEMVSQKAVRRRLIKASADISEMGYNEETSTQELLQQAEAELFGVSDQSLKNDLVSIEEILTDSFDRMEELHRNKGALRGVRTGWRDLDNMTAGLQRSDLIILAARPAMGKTTLVTNLAYNVATVAKQSVLFFSLEMSKEQLVDRMLADASGVDAWNIRTGNLSDDDFSKLSEAMGEMAEAPIYLDDTPGLSVLEMRTKARRAAHDAPLGLIIIDYLQLMQGSGKDNGNRVQEVSEISRGLKLIARELNVPVIALSQLSRSVESRSPQIPQLADLRESGSIEQDADIVMFIYREAYYNPETERENITDLIIAKHRNGPVGKIELYFHPERLRFMSLDKRHE, from the coding sequence ATGCCAGCAAAAGAAGTCCCTACCGGGAAAGTCCCACCCCAGAATATAGATGCCGAAAAGAGTTTGCTTGGTGCCGTATTGATCGATGAAGAGACACTTGCGGATATTTCTGAACATGTTACGCCCAAAGATTTTTACGATAAACGGCACGCCACGATATTTGATGGTATGCGGCGCCTGTACGAAAAACACAAACCTGTTGATCTTTTAACATTAACTGACGAGCTCAAGAAGAAAGACGAATTGGAGATGGTAGGCGGCTCGGCCTATCTTACAGAACTCACCAATTACGTGCCTACCGCCGCCCATGCTGAAGCTTATGCCGAGATGGTATCCCAAAAAGCAGTGCGCCGCCGACTAATCAAAGCAAGCGCGGATATTTCTGAAATGGGCTACAACGAAGAAACTTCAACACAAGAGCTCCTCCAGCAAGCCGAGGCGGAGCTATTTGGTGTCAGCGACCAATCACTCAAAAATGATCTTGTAAGCATTGAAGAAATTCTGACCGACAGTTTCGATCGAATGGAGGAGCTACACCGCAATAAAGGAGCGCTCCGCGGTGTGCGAACCGGCTGGCGAGACCTAGACAACATGACCGCCGGATTGCAACGTTCAGACCTTATTATTCTGGCAGCTCGCCCGGCCATGGGTAAGACCACCCTCGTGACCAACTTAGCGTACAATGTGGCCACTGTCGCTAAGCAATCTGTTCTCTTTTTCAGCCTTGAGATGAGTAAAGAGCAGTTGGTTGACCGTATGTTAGCAGATGCGAGTGGTGTTGACGCCTGGAACATCCGTACCGGTAATCTTTCGGATGACGATTTCTCGAAATTATCCGAAGCCATGGGCGAAATGGCAGAAGCACCGATTTATCTCGATGACACACCTGGACTTTCCGTATTAGAAATGCGTACCAAGGCACGCCGCGCCGCTCACGACGCGCCCCTAGGGCTTATTATTATCGACTATTTGCAACTAATGCAGGGGAGCGGTAAAGATAATGGCAACCGCGTGCAAGAAGTGAGCGAAATTTCGCGTGGCCTCAAACTAATTGCCCGCGAGCTGAACGTTCCCGTTATCGCATTAAGTCAGCTATCTCGTTCTGTTGAAAGTCGCAGCCCGCAGATTCCACAACTTGCCGACCTGCGTGAATCGGGATCCATCGAGCAAGACGCCGATATCGTTATGTTTATTTATCGCGAAGCATATTACAACCCCGAAACCGAGCGTGAAAACATTACCGACCTGATCATAGCTAAGCATCGTAATGGACCCGTCGGCAAAATTGAACTTTACTTTCACCCTGAGCGCCTGCGCTTTATGTCTTTGGATAAACGACACGAATAA
- a CDS encoding cysteine--tRNA ligase, which translates to MSLKLHNTLTRKTEQFTPQNDTAVTLYTCGPTVYNNLHVGNWFGYIMWDILVRTLIANGYTVDRVMNITDVGHLTGENEGDADKGEDKLEKGARREGKSAWEVAELYTQDFFEGMKKLGLIMPEHIAKATDYIPQQLDLVRTLKQKGYTYQINDGIYFDTSKFPTYAEFAGLDLAAQKAGARVEFNPEKRSHSDFALWKFTAPDDTRAMEWETPADLLEPSFTNKHLQPENELTPGPNIILGAQPLESEARREANEDQKIMGFPGWHLECSAMAMTILGDTIDIHTGGIDHIPVHHTNEIAQSEAASGKLFSRFWLHNNHLKSEGTKISKSLGNGYTLQDLNTKGFSPMDFRMFTLQSQYTNEGNFTWENLESAKNRLHHWRNSAALRWQTHDTLQSDGAILENKRTVSLYGASGAILEALNDNLNTPEALRVVDEAFSQLDNKPLANIDQNSLGKLLETIDMLLGLQLRDTTPDIDEDAKRLVLERNRAREAKNWSESDRLRAELESQGIALRDTASGTIWEYLK; encoded by the coding sequence ATGTCACTCAAACTTCACAATACTCTTACACGAAAAACCGAGCAATTCACACCCCAAAACGATACCGCTGTCACACTTTACACCTGTGGCCCAACCGTTTACAACAACCTTCATGTCGGCAACTGGTTTGGATATATCATGTGGGACATTCTCGTGCGTACACTTATTGCAAACGGTTATACCGTTGACCGCGTCATGAATATTACAGACGTAGGGCACCTTACTGGTGAAAACGAAGGCGACGCCGATAAAGGCGAAGACAAGCTGGAAAAGGGTGCTCGCCGCGAAGGGAAGAGCGCCTGGGAAGTAGCCGAGCTTTACACTCAAGATTTCTTTGAAGGCATGAAAAAACTGGGCCTCATTATGCCCGAGCACATCGCTAAGGCGACAGATTACATCCCTCAACAGCTTGACCTCGTGCGTACATTGAAGCAAAAAGGCTATACGTATCAAATAAACGACGGCATCTACTTTGATACTAGCAAATTTCCAACCTATGCCGAATTTGCGGGGCTCGACCTTGCCGCCCAAAAAGCTGGTGCCCGTGTAGAGTTCAATCCCGAAAAACGCAGCCACAGCGACTTCGCACTTTGGAAATTCACCGCACCGGATGACACACGGGCTATGGAATGGGAAACACCTGCTGATTTACTCGAGCCCAGCTTTACGAACAAGCACCTACAGCCCGAGAATGAATTAACACCGGGGCCAAACATCATTCTCGGTGCGCAGCCGCTTGAGAGTGAAGCAAGACGAGAAGCAAACGAGGATCAAAAAATCATGGGCTTTCCAGGCTGGCATCTCGAATGTTCCGCTATGGCCATGACCATACTCGGCGACACTATCGACATCCATACCGGTGGTATCGACCACATTCCTGTCCATCACACCAACGAAATCGCCCAATCAGAAGCCGCCAGCGGCAAACTGTTTTCACGATTCTGGCTTCACAACAACCATCTCAAATCTGAAGGAACCAAAATAAGCAAAAGCCTCGGCAATGGCTATACACTTCAAGATTTAAATACCAAAGGATTCAGCCCTATGGACTTTCGTATGTTCACCTTGCAAAGTCAATATACGAATGAGGGCAACTTCACCTGGGAAAACCTAGAATCGGCCAAAAACCGTCTCCATCACTGGCGTAATAGTGCCGCACTTCGCTGGCAAACACATGACACATTACAGAGCGACGGTGCTATCCTTGAAAACAAAAGGACTGTTTCCCTCTACGGTGCAAGCGGCGCTATTCTTGAAGCGTTAAACGATAACCTCAATACTCCTGAAGCTCTGAGGGTGGTCGACGAAGCGTTCTCTCAATTGGACAACAAGCCACTTGCAAACATTGATCAAAATAGCCTTGGCAAATTACTCGAAACAATCGACATGCTATTAGGACTTCAACTCCGAGATACAACCCCCGATATCGATGAAGATGCCAAGCGCCTCGTTTTGGAAAGAAATCGTGCCCGCGAAGCAAAAAACTGGAGCGAGTCGGACCGCCTGCGGGCCGAGCTGGAAAGCCAAGGCATCGCGCTTCGCGATACCGCCTCCGGAACAATTTGGGAATACCTAAAATAG
- a CDS encoding DUF2797 domain-containing protein, giving the protein MPDEGTYLLGNVGFSSTNDPLISLQKKGTILDFTPHGHELNLVFDTSARRCIGWGDLTTGERFVCPDAALIADKYEQCPACQKRTGFNPAFYHATSVSKQQEARNQEPHLLYLAYFGPGVIKVGISHARRGNSRLLEQGARAAIILETFPTAILARHYEEQIAKLEGIAETIQLRKKEQLLLTVKHDYDSAEEELLATKQRIETALSTQFKNTEVQGFDHIFFPAGAPKLVDSIDCTAQAKISGKVIGMVGSILFCTHSDVLVHLPIKKLIGYPVELRSTPVELSLPAQQVSLF; this is encoded by the coding sequence ATGCCCGATGAAGGAACATACCTTCTTGGCAACGTCGGCTTTAGCTCGACTAATGATCCTCTTATCTCGCTACAAAAGAAGGGGACTATTCTCGACTTCACTCCGCACGGTCACGAATTGAACCTTGTTTTTGACACCAGTGCCCGACGTTGTATTGGTTGGGGCGATCTTACAACAGGCGAACGGTTCGTATGTCCCGACGCAGCCCTCATTGCCGATAAATACGAGCAGTGCCCTGCGTGCCAAAAACGCACTGGTTTTAACCCTGCTTTCTACCATGCAACAAGTGTCTCCAAACAACAAGAGGCCCGCAACCAAGAGCCGCATCTTTTGTATCTCGCTTATTTTGGACCGGGTGTTATAAAGGTAGGGATTTCCCATGCAAGGAGAGGGAATTCACGACTACTTGAACAAGGGGCAAGGGCAGCCATCATTCTCGAAACGTTTCCCACTGCAATCTTGGCCCGGCACTATGAGGAGCAAATTGCCAAATTAGAGGGTATCGCCGAAACGATCCAGTTACGCAAAAAAGAGCAGTTACTTCTCACAGTAAAACACGACTATGATTCAGCTGAAGAAGAACTTCTCGCTACTAAACAGCGCATCGAGACGGCTTTAAGTACTCAGTTTAAGAATACCGAGGTACAAGGATTTGACCATATTTTTTTTCCGGCGGGCGCTCCAAAACTCGTAGATTCTATCGATTGCACGGCACAGGCCAAGATCTCAGGCAAGGTAATCGGAATGGTGGGATCGATCTTGTTCTGCACGCATAGCGACGTACTCGTACATTTACCGATAAAAAAGCTCATAGGGTATCCAGTTGAGCTACGCTCCACGCCTGTAGAACTTTCGCTGCCAGCTCAACAAGTTTCGCTATTTTAG
- a CDS encoding DHH family phosphoesterase, giving the protein MYDAATRLIADAKKIIIIQAENPDGDSLGSSLALEEVLGDLGKEVVLYCPIEMPKYLRYIKGWDRVTATFDQSADLAILVDTGADVLISKVLETPGVRTYLESHPALVIDHHTTEANLSFKHTMLVETAVATGEILYRFANTNSWTINQQAAEHMMIAIMSDSLGLTTPNVSPDTFLVCSKLAELGASNAEIEDRRREYMKKSPEILAYKGELIRRVEYMLDGKLALVHIPWEEIQAYSDQYNPSVLVLDEMRLVEGVELAIAIKTYPDGKLTGKLRSNAPIAEQVAGFFGGGGHKYAAGFRVYEEYDKIVSELVEATNKVLANDTH; this is encoded by the coding sequence ATGTACGATGCCGCAACACGCCTTATTGCAGATGCAAAAAAAATAATTATTATTCAAGCCGAAAATCCTGATGGAGATTCGTTAGGGAGCAGCTTAGCACTTGAGGAAGTTCTTGGTGATCTGGGCAAGGAGGTTGTTCTTTACTGTCCGATCGAAATGCCGAAATACCTTCGCTATATTAAAGGTTGGGATCGAGTTACGGCCACTTTCGATCAAAGTGCCGACCTAGCTATTCTTGTTGATACGGGAGCAGACGTTCTCATTAGCAAAGTGCTCGAAACTCCCGGTGTACGTACGTACCTAGAGTCGCATCCCGCGCTGGTAATCGATCACCACACTACCGAAGCTAATCTTAGCTTCAAGCACACTATGCTTGTTGAAACCGCCGTTGCAACCGGCGAGATACTCTACCGATTTGCGAACACCAACAGTTGGACAATAAACCAGCAAGCAGCCGAGCACATGATGATCGCCATTATGTCTGATAGCCTTGGGCTCACAACCCCTAATGTCAGCCCTGATACTTTCCTAGTATGTAGCAAACTTGCCGAACTTGGCGCAAGTAATGCCGAAATCGAAGACCGCCGACGCGAGTACATGAAGAAATCTCCTGAAATTCTTGCCTACAAGGGCGAGCTTATTCGAAGAGTAGAATACATGCTCGACGGCAAGCTAGCACTTGTCCATATCCCATGGGAAGAGATTCAGGCATACAGCGATCAATATAACCCAAGCGTTCTTGTGCTCGACGAAATGCGTCTCGTTGAAGGTGTCGAACTTGCTATCGCCATAAAAACCTACCCAGACGGCAAGCTTACCGGCAAATTGCGCAGTAACGCGCCTATTGCCGAGCAAGTGGCCGGCTTCTTTGGCGGTGGCGGTCATAAGTACGCCGCCGGCTTCCGCGTTTATGAAGAATACGATAAAATAGTTTCAGAATTAGTAGAAGCAACTAATAAGGTGCTCGCGAATGATACTCATTAA
- the recR gene encoding recombination mediator RecR, translating to MAQLLPAALTRAIDELGKLPGVGARTAERYAYFLLRARTQTTTKLAQTIAELHNGVKTCPITFALIDAEEKVSPLYTDPTRNKKLVAVVEEPLDIIALERTGQFSGTYHVLGGAISPIDGIGPDELHIPELLKRLKDDEVDELIIATNASVEGESTALFLQRHIQESGITIKMSRLARGIPVGVDLEYADQITLAHALEGRRTL from the coding sequence TTGGCCCAGCTTCTTCCCGCGGCCCTTACCCGCGCAATTGATGAACTAGGGAAACTTCCTGGCGTGGGAGCGCGCACCGCTGAGCGGTACGCCTACTTTTTGCTGCGCGCTCGAACACAAACGACAACAAAGCTAGCACAAACGATTGCCGAATTACATAATGGTGTAAAAACCTGCCCTATAACCTTTGCTTTGATTGACGCAGAAGAAAAAGTTTCACCTCTTTATACCGATCCGACCCGCAATAAAAAACTTGTTGCCGTCGTTGAGGAGCCGCTCGATATTATCGCGCTGGAAAGAACTGGGCAATTTAGCGGTACGTACCATGTGCTAGGCGGGGCAATCTCACCAATCGATGGTATCGGGCCGGACGAACTCCATATACCCGAGCTCCTCAAGCGCCTCAAAGACGACGAAGTAGACGAACTTATCATCGCGACGAATGCCAGCGTTGAAGGGGAATCGACCGCACTCTTCTTGCAACGACACATTCAGGAATCCGGCATCACAATCAAGATGAGTCGTTTGGCGCGCGGAATACCCGTTGGCGTCGATCTTGAATATGCCGATCAAATTACTCTCGCGCATGCCCTTGAAGGCCGCCGTACATTATAA
- the dnaX gene encoding DNA polymerase III subunit gamma/tau: protein MSKALYRKYRSKTLGEIVGQNHVTDVLSRALKQGKIAHAYLLTGPRGVGKTSIARILAHEINGLKYGDSSTYLDIIEIDAASNNGVEDVRDLREKVQIAPVSAAKKVYIIDEVHMLSKAAFNALLKTLEEPPEHAVFILATTDIEKLPATIISRAQRFHFRAITPVDAIKHLRYIANQEKIIITDEALTLIAERGDGSFRDSISLLDQLSSLSDDKEGITRELVEQALGIAPAAHVQKILEAYQAKNLESIVALLNDAENSGIQPGVLTSQLITAIRADIASNPQLLPLLDKLLEVNRSSHPTVKLLVALAEAAQPPKVKSAALSAPAPVISAPVAVIKKLPAKPAQEKPAESTTITPSRKKTAPKGEVDWTKVLEYAKEHYLAMYSVLSKCSYELDGDLLRIYTVNAFYKKKLDDPKYRINIAQSLIETGAGDWEIETVPTPPPPKDSQAAAVAAIMGGGEEVNVEA from the coding sequence GTGTCTAAAGCGCTTTATCGAAAATATCGCAGTAAAACCTTGGGCGAGATTGTTGGCCAGAACCATGTTACCGATGTGCTCTCTCGGGCGCTAAAACAAGGGAAAATTGCTCATGCGTATCTGTTAACTGGTCCGCGTGGCGTTGGTAAAACGTCGATTGCTCGTATCCTCGCACATGAAATCAACGGACTTAAGTATGGAGACAGCTCTACCTACCTCGATATTATCGAGATCGATGCCGCCAGCAATAACGGTGTGGAAGATGTTCGCGACCTTCGTGAGAAAGTACAAATCGCTCCTGTATCTGCCGCTAAAAAAGTATACATAATCGACGAGGTCCATATGCTTTCAAAAGCAGCATTTAATGCGCTCCTTAAAACCCTCGAAGAGCCACCCGAGCACGCCGTCTTCATCCTCGCAACCACCGATATCGAAAAACTCCCCGCCACGATTATTAGTCGAGCGCAGCGATTTCATTTTCGGGCAATTACTCCGGTAGACGCAATAAAGCATTTGCGTTATATTGCTAACCAAGAAAAAATCATCATTACCGACGAAGCACTTACGCTTATCGCCGAACGTGGAGATGGTAGCTTTCGTGATAGTATCAGCCTGCTTGATCAGCTCAGCAGCCTCTCTGATGATAAAGAAGGAATCACACGTGAGCTCGTTGAACAAGCGCTTGGCATTGCTCCCGCCGCGCACGTTCAAAAAATCCTTGAGGCGTATCAAGCCAAAAATCTTGAGTCAATCGTTGCGCTCCTTAATGATGCTGAAAATAGCGGCATCCAACCAGGTGTGCTTACCAGCCAATTAATCACTGCTATCCGTGCGGATATCGCCAGCAACCCTCAGCTGTTGCCGCTTCTCGATAAACTTTTAGAAGTAAATAGATCTTCACACCCGACAGTAAAGCTTTTGGTCGCACTCGCCGAAGCCGCCCAACCTCCCAAGGTAAAGTCGGCGGCGCTTTCAGCACCCGCGCCTGTCATTAGCGCCCCCGTTGCCGTTATTAAAAAGCTTCCCGCCAAACCAGCCCAAGAAAAACCTGCGGAGTCAACCACTATTACTCCATCAAGAAAAAAGACCGCACCGAAAGGCGAAGTAGATTGGACAAAGGTTTTGGAGTATGCCAAAGAACATTACTTAGCAATGTACAGTGTCCTGTCAAAATGTAGCTACGAACTTGACGGCGATTTGCTTCGCATTTACACCGTGAATGCTTTTTATAAGAAGAAGCTCGATGATCCTAAATATCGAATCAACATTGCTCAATCCCTCATAGAAACAGGGGCAGGGGACTGGGAAATCGAAACTGTGCCGACGCCTCCACCGCCAAAGGATAGTCAAGCGGCCGCTGTTGCTGCTATTATGGGAGGTGGAGAAGAGGTGAACGTGGAAGCATAG